Proteins co-encoded in one Oharaeibacter diazotrophicus genomic window:
- the iolG gene encoding inositol 2-dehydrogenase codes for MTLRLGLLGAGRIGKVHARAVAATPGARLVAVADAMPGAAAALAAAAGAEVRDVDAIMDADDVDAVMITTPTDLHATMIERAAKAGKAIFCEKPIDLSAARVRDCLAVVADTGTPLMVGFNRRFDPNFMEVKRRIEAGAIGKVEMVAITSRDPGPPPVEYIARSGGLFRDMTIHDFDMARWLLGEEPVSVFAAASVLVDPAIGTAGDVDSASVILTTASGKIAQISNSRRATYGYDQRIEVHGSAGLVSAENLRATTVEVANAEGYRREPLLDFFMTRYTAAYANEIAAFLAALEAKAPMTPSGDDGLKALLIADAATESARTGRLVAIG; via the coding sequence ATGACCTTGAGACTGGGACTACTCGGCGCCGGCCGGATCGGCAAGGTGCACGCCCGCGCCGTCGCCGCGACGCCGGGCGCGCGCCTCGTCGCGGTCGCCGACGCCATGCCCGGCGCCGCCGCGGCGCTGGCGGCCGCGGCCGGGGCCGAGGTCCGCGACGTCGACGCCATCATGGACGCCGACGACGTCGACGCGGTGATGATCACCACGCCGACCGACCTGCACGCCACCATGATCGAGCGCGCCGCCAAGGCCGGCAAGGCGATCTTCTGCGAGAAGCCGATCGACCTTTCGGCCGCCCGCGTGCGCGACTGCCTCGCCGTCGTCGCCGATACCGGCACGCCGCTGATGGTCGGCTTCAACCGCCGCTTCGACCCCAACTTCATGGAGGTCAAGCGCCGAATCGAGGCCGGCGCCATCGGCAAGGTCGAGATGGTCGCGATCACATCGCGCGATCCCGGCCCGCCGCCGGTCGAGTACATCGCGCGCTCCGGCGGCCTCTTCCGCGACATGACCATCCACGACTTCGACATGGCGCGCTGGCTGCTCGGCGAGGAGCCGGTGTCGGTGTTCGCGGCCGCCTCCGTGCTGGTCGATCCGGCGATCGGCACCGCCGGCGACGTCGACAGCGCCTCGGTGATCCTCACCACCGCCTCGGGGAAGATCGCGCAGATCTCCAACTCGCGCCGCGCCACCTACGGCTACGACCAGCGCATCGAGGTGCACGGCTCGGCCGGCCTCGTCTCGGCCGAGAACCTGCGCGCCACCACGGTCGAGGTCGCCAACGCCGAGGGCTACCGCCGCGAGCCGCTGCTCGACTTCTTCATGACGCGCTACACCGCCGCCTACGCCAACGAGATCGCCGCCTTCCTCGCCGCGCTCGAGGCGAAGGCGCCGATGACCCCCTCGGGCGACGACGGGCTCAAGGCCCTCCTGATCGCCGACGCCGCCACCGAGAGCGCCCGCACCGGCCGCCTCGTCGCGATCGGCTGA
- a CDS encoding PTS fructose transporter subunit IIC, translating to MSTLSIVIGVTERGSRAVLAAEALKKAAAALGAAASVETRSPDGVATPLDDATIAAADAVLLVGDVPADGRFAGKATTTATVEAVLADAGRVVAAAVAAAGSAAAPTGAAKFVVAITSCPTGIAHTFMAAEGVEQGAKALGHTVKVETQGSVGAQNTLTAEEIAAADLVIIAADTNVDLARFAGKRVFQSGTKPAIGDGKGLVARAFAEATVLGGAKGGAGRDLAAEVAAEKAARAAARTGAYKHLMTGVSYMLPFVVAGGLLIALAFALGGIYVYDDAHAGTLGQALFNIGAKAGFALMVPMLAGFIAYSIADRPGIAPGAIGGMLAGSIGAGFLGGIVAGFMAGYVVAFLAKAIRLPKNLEGLKPILLLPLLGTAITGLLMIYVVGEPVAAVLAAMTDWLKGLGTTNGVLLGIVIGAMMAFDMGGPVNKAAYTFATGLIASGVYTPMAAAMAAGMTPPLGIALATWIFRDRFTAEEREAGNAAAVLGISFITEGAIPFAAKDPMRVIPALMAGSATAGVISMLVGAELKVPHGGVFVLPIPNAVVHLGGYLVAIVAGTLVTAVLLRLLKKPATA from the coding sequence ATGTCGACATTGTCCATCGTGATCGGCGTGACCGAGCGCGGCTCGCGCGCCGTGCTCGCCGCCGAGGCGCTGAAGAAGGCCGCGGCCGCGCTCGGCGCCGCCGCCTCTGTCGAGACGCGCAGCCCCGACGGCGTCGCGACGCCGCTCGACGACGCCACCATCGCCGCCGCCGACGCCGTGCTGCTGGTCGGCGACGTGCCGGCCGACGGCCGCTTCGCCGGCAAGGCCACCACGACCGCGACGGTCGAGGCCGTGCTCGCCGACGCGGGCCGCGTCGTCGCCGCGGCGGTGGCCGCGGCCGGATCGGCGGCTGCGCCGACGGGCGCGGCGAAGTTCGTGGTCGCGATCACGTCGTGCCCGACCGGCATCGCCCACACCTTCATGGCCGCCGAGGGCGTCGAGCAGGGCGCCAAGGCGCTCGGCCACACGGTGAAGGTGGAGACGCAGGGCTCGGTCGGCGCGCAGAACACGCTGACCGCCGAGGAGATCGCCGCCGCGGATCTCGTGATCATCGCCGCCGACACCAACGTCGACCTCGCGCGCTTCGCCGGCAAGCGGGTGTTCCAATCGGGCACCAAGCCGGCGATCGGCGACGGCAAGGGCCTCGTCGCCCGCGCCTTTGCGGAAGCGACCGTGCTCGGCGGGGCGAAGGGCGGCGCCGGCCGCGACCTCGCCGCCGAGGTGGCCGCCGAGAAGGCGGCGCGCGCCGCCGCCCGCACCGGCGCCTACAAGCACCTGATGACCGGCGTCTCCTACATGCTGCCCTTCGTCGTGGCGGGCGGCCTCCTGATCGCCCTCGCCTTCGCGCTCGGCGGCATCTACGTCTACGACGACGCCCACGCCGGCACGCTCGGACAGGCCCTCTTCAATATCGGCGCCAAGGCCGGCTTCGCGCTGATGGTGCCGATGCTCGCCGGCTTCATCGCCTATTCGATCGCCGACCGGCCGGGCATCGCGCCAGGTGCCATCGGCGGCATGCTGGCCGGCTCGATCGGCGCCGGCTTCCTCGGCGGCATCGTCGCCGGCTTCATGGCCGGCTACGTGGTCGCCTTCCTGGCGAAGGCGATCCGGCTGCCGAAGAACCTCGAGGGCCTGAAGCCGATCCTGCTGCTGCCGCTGCTCGGCACCGCGATCACCGGCCTCCTGATGATCTACGTGGTCGGCGAGCCGGTCGCGGCGGTGCTGGCCGCGATGACCGACTGGCTGAAGGGTCTCGGCACCACCAACGGCGTGCTGCTCGGCATCGTCATCGGCGCCATGATGGCCTTCGACATGGGCGGCCCGGTCAACAAGGCGGCCTACACCTTCGCCACCGGCCTGATCGCCTCCGGCGTCTACACCCCGATGGCCGCCGCCATGGCCGCCGGCATGACGCCGCCGCTCGGCATCGCGCTCGCCACCTGGATCTTCCGCGACCGCTTCACCGCGGAGGAACGCGAGGCCGGCAACGCCGCCGCCGTGCTCGGGATCTCCTTCATCACCGAGGGCGCGATCCCCTTCGCCGCCAAGGATCCGATGCGGGTGATCCCGGCGCTGATGGCCGGCTCGGCCACCGCCGGCGTGATCTCGATGCTGGTCGGCGCCGAGCTCAAGGTCCCGCACGGCGGCGTCTTCGTGCTGCCGATCCCCAACGCGGTGGTCCACCTCGGCGGCTATCTCGTCGCCATCGTCGCCGGCACGCTGGTCACCGCGGTGCTGCTGCGCCTCCTGAAGAAGCCCGCCACGGCCTGA
- the pfkB gene encoding 1-phosphofructokinase, translating into MRPVVTVTLNAAVDLTVGVDGFRPGAVNRAVSVVSNAGGKGVNVAGCAADWGAAVTATGLIGRGNDGIFAGFFAAKGIADRFVRIAGDTRTNVKIADLCSGETTDLNMPGPAADAEALAEVAATALAAATPGAPVALAGSLPAGLAPDSWARLARTLGAAGARVVVDTSGPALAAVLAAAPGDLPYAVKPNRHELEEWAGRPIADRDGLVEAAAGLVRRGIGLVVVSLGADGALFVRAGAVIAARLPAVRAESTVGAGDAMVAGLVTAIAEDLDPEATARRAVAFAAAKLGRIGPHLPAPDVVRALADAAEITRLAG; encoded by the coding sequence ATGAGGCCGGTCGTCACCGTCACGCTCAACGCCGCGGTCGACCTCACGGTCGGCGTCGACGGCTTCCGGCCGGGCGCGGTCAACCGCGCGGTGTCGGTGGTCTCCAACGCCGGCGGCAAGGGCGTCAACGTCGCCGGCTGCGCCGCCGACTGGGGCGCGGCCGTGACCGCGACGGGGCTGATCGGCCGCGGCAACGACGGCATCTTCGCCGGCTTCTTCGCCGCCAAGGGCATCGCCGACCGCTTCGTCCGGATCGCCGGCGACACCCGCACCAACGTCAAGATCGCCGACCTCTGCTCCGGCGAGACCACCGACCTCAACATGCCCGGGCCGGCCGCCGACGCCGAGGCGCTGGCCGAGGTCGCCGCGACGGCGCTCGCCGCGGCGACGCCGGGCGCCCCGGTGGCGCTCGCCGGCTCGCTGCCGGCGGGCCTCGCCCCCGACAGCTGGGCCCGGCTCGCCCGCACGCTCGGCGCCGCCGGTGCCCGCGTCGTCGTCGACACCTCCGGTCCGGCGCTCGCCGCCGTGCTCGCCGCGGCGCCGGGCGACCTGCCCTACGCCGTCAAGCCGAACCGCCACGAGCTCGAGGAATGGGCCGGCCGGCCGATCGCCGACCGGGACGGTCTCGTCGAGGCCGCCGCCGGCCTCGTCCGCCGCGGCATCGGCCTCGTCGTCGTCTCGCTCGGTGCCGACGGCGCGCTGTTCGTGCGCGCGGGCGCGGTGATCGCCGCCCGCCTGCCGGCGGTCCGTGCCGAGAGCACGGTCGGGGCCGGCGACGCCATGGTCGCCGGGCTCGTCACCGCCATCGCCGAGGACCTCGATCCCGAGGCCACCGCCCGCCGGGCGGTCGCCTTCGCCGCCGCCAAGCTCGGCCGCATCGGACCCCACCTGCCCGCGCCGGACGTGGTGCGCGCGCTGGCGGACGCGGCCGAGATCACCCGCCTCGCCGGCTGA
- the ptsP gene encoding phosphoenolpyruvate--protein phosphotransferase — protein sequence MNAASRPLLAPALVRLGARPASKDEAIRLAAGLLADAGYVDPAYAGSMLRREAVAETHLGHGVAIPHGMVEDRALVRHNGIAVVQVPEGVTWNAGQTVRLVFAIAAQSDAHIAILRKLTRLLQDEAKLADLAGTGDPLAIVAALDADAAAAFAAADAAPPADLPAAAEWVVDYPSGLHARPAARWVEAARRAGVPIQVRRGAEAADPTRLVGLLQLGLGHGERVTISAATAEALAGFLAAVRALTAEERADAERAAARAGAGRGFQPPTALAAVRGIGAAPGLAVGTLHVIRPAATEVADVWEPLDAAGRRLDDAIAATVHDLKLVADDTARRIGRSEGGIFTAQAEMLADPDLITAACRAMVDGHGPAFAWTRAVETVAAALAKSPDPLLAARAADMRDVGRRVLARLAPETAARGLDDLPDGPVILVAADLAPSDTAALDLGRIAGLAMAEGGPASHTAILARTLGLPALVAGGAALLELTSGRPAILDGDGGRLFVEPTDADVAAARDRIAAEAARTAAEAAERARPAVTTDGHAVEIGANVNKPEQVAGALDQGAEGVGLMRTEFLFLESGRTPSEDEQAEGYAAMAAALGGRPLIVRALDIGGDKQVPHLALPVEQNPFLGVRGTRLLLRRPDLMEPQLRALYRAAAGGARLSIMLPMITSLGEILAVRAAAERIRAEVGAPAVPLGIMVEVPAAAEMADVYAAHVDFFSIGTNDLTQYTLAVDRQHPELAAEADGLHPAVLRLVRRTVAGAAVHGRWVGVCGGIAGDPFGAALLVGLGVDELSMTPRDIPAVKARIRAASKADLAALAETALACATADEVRALDTAPAEGAGR from the coding sequence ATGAACGCCGCCTCCAGGCCGCTGCTCGCGCCGGCGCTCGTGCGCCTCGGTGCCCGCCCCGCCTCCAAGGACGAGGCGATCCGCCTCGCCGCCGGTCTCCTGGCCGACGCCGGCTACGTTGACCCCGCCTACGCCGGCAGCATGCTGCGCCGCGAGGCCGTCGCCGAGACCCACCTCGGCCACGGCGTCGCCATCCCGCACGGCATGGTCGAGGACCGCGCGCTGGTGCGCCACAACGGCATCGCGGTGGTGCAGGTGCCGGAGGGCGTGACGTGGAACGCCGGCCAGACGGTGCGGCTGGTGTTCGCGATCGCGGCGCAGTCGGACGCCCACATCGCCATCCTGCGCAAGCTGACGCGACTGCTGCAGGACGAGGCGAAGCTCGCCGACCTCGCCGGAACCGGAGACCCGTTGGCGATCGTCGCCGCCCTCGACGCTGACGCCGCCGCGGCCTTCGCGGCAGCCGACGCCGCGCCGCCGGCCGATCTGCCCGCCGCCGCCGAATGGGTGGTCGACTATCCGAGCGGCCTGCACGCCCGCCCGGCCGCGCGCTGGGTCGAGGCCGCCCGCCGCGCCGGCGTGCCGATCCAGGTGCGCCGCGGCGCCGAGGCGGCAGATCCGACCCGGCTGGTCGGTCTGCTGCAGCTCGGCCTCGGGCACGGCGAGCGCGTGACGATCTCGGCCGCGACCGCGGAGGCGCTCGCCGGCTTCCTCGCCGCCGTGCGCGCGCTGACCGCCGAGGAGCGCGCCGACGCCGAGCGCGCCGCCGCCCGCGCCGGTGCCGGCCGCGGCTTCCAGCCGCCGACCGCGCTCGCCGCCGTCCGCGGCATCGGCGCGGCGCCCGGCCTCGCCGTCGGCACGCTGCACGTGATCCGCCCGGCCGCGACCGAGGTCGCCGACGTCTGGGAGCCGCTCGACGCCGCCGGCCGCCGGCTCGACGACGCCATCGCCGCGACCGTGCACGACCTGAAGCTCGTCGCCGACGACACCGCGCGCCGGATCGGCCGCTCGGAAGGCGGCATCTTCACCGCCCAGGCCGAGATGCTGGCCGACCCCGACCTGATCACCGCCGCCTGCCGCGCCATGGTCGACGGCCACGGCCCGGCCTTCGCCTGGACGCGGGCGGTCGAGACCGTCGCCGCCGCGCTGGCCAAGAGCCCCGATCCGCTGCTCGCCGCCCGCGCCGCCGACATGCGCGACGTCGGTCGCCGGGTGCTCGCCCGCCTCGCCCCCGAGACCGCGGCCCGTGGCCTCGACGACCTGCCGGACGGCCCGGTGATCCTGGTCGCCGCCGACCTCGCCCCGTCCGACACCGCCGCGCTCGACCTCGGCCGGATCGCCGGCCTCGCCATGGCCGAGGGCGGCCCGGCCTCGCACACCGCCATCCTCGCCCGCACCCTCGGCCTGCCCGCGCTGGTCGCCGGCGGCGCGGCGCTGCTCGAGCTGACCTCCGGCCGGCCCGCCATCCTCGACGGCGACGGCGGCCGGCTGTTCGTCGAGCCGACCGACGCCGACGTCGCCGCGGCGCGCGACCGCATCGCCGCCGAGGCCGCGCGCACCGCCGCCGAGGCCGCCGAGCGCGCCCGCCCGGCGGTGACCACCGACGGCCACGCCGTCGAGATCGGCGCCAACGTCAACAAGCCCGAGCAGGTCGCCGGCGCGCTCGACCAGGGCGCCGAGGGCGTCGGGCTGATGCGGACCGAGTTCCTGTTCCTCGAGAGCGGCCGCACGCCGTCCGAGGACGAGCAGGCCGAGGGCTACGCCGCCATGGCCGCCGCGCTCGGCGGCCGCCCGTTGATCGTGCGCGCGCTCGACATCGGCGGCGACAAGCAGGTGCCGCACCTCGCCCTGCCGGTGGAACAGAACCCGTTCCTCGGCGTGCGCGGCACCCGGCTGCTCCTGCGCCGGCCCGACCTGATGGAGCCGCAGCTCAGAGCGCTCTACCGCGCCGCCGCCGGCGGGGCGCGGCTGTCGATCATGCTGCCGATGATCACCTCGCTCGGCGAGATCCTGGCCGTGCGCGCCGCCGCCGAGCGGATCCGCGCCGAGGTCGGCGCGCCCGCGGTGCCGCTCGGCATCATGGTCGAGGTGCCGGCCGCGGCCGAGATGGCCGACGTCTACGCCGCCCACGTCGACTTCTTCTCGATCGGCACCAACGACCTCACCCAGTACACCCTCGCCGTCGACCGCCAGCATCCCGAACTCGCCGCCGAGGCCGACGGCCTGCACCCGGCGGTGCTGCGGCTCGTCCGCCGCACCGTCGCGGGCGCCGCCGTGCACGGGCGCTGGGTCGGCGTCTGCGGCGGCATCGCCGGCGATCCGTTCGGGGCGGCGCTGCTGGTCGGGCTCGGCGTCGACGAGCTGTCGATGACGCCGCGCGACATCCCGGCGGTGAAGGCGCGGATCCGGGCGGCCTCGAAGGCCGACCTCGCCGCGCTCGCCGAGACGGCGCTCGCCTGCGCCACCGCCGACGAGGTCCGCGCGCTCGACACCGCCCCGGCCGAAGGGGCCGGGCGATGA